AACCTCACTGTCTTTTGGACAAAGTGCTAAATGGATCTCTTTGCCATCTCTCCTACATAGTAGTAATAGAagtatttaaaagagagagagagagttcaccCAAAGATTCTCTTTGGTTACCTCTTGGGTGTGTATAATTCTggaaggcactcttattctgtgGTACCCACAAAGTACAGTACAAATGCTTAGGCAGAAAGTCCAGCTGCCCAGACTTTTGCTGCTGTTGGGCTCGCTGGACCtatggaggaggagcaggattTGCCCAGAAGTGCATAATAGTAAAGCTAAGAAATACTTAAGGTCCCTGCACCAGTTCCTTCTCCAGCTCCATTCTCAAGTTTTAAGTATGAAAAGTCCTTCCTGTTTACAACCGTAGTTATCTATTGAACAAGGTTTTTATACAAAAGATTTTTGGCCAGTTCTGTGGCTGGGTTAGACTGTTAACGAACATCTGTACTTTGCCCCTTATTCCTAAGGGCTATACCAGGCTAttgatttttaagcagaacttCCAAATTAAAACTTCTGCACAGTGCTGCCCTTGCTTACATTATCGCTGGTCACTAGCCAGTTCCACATTTCTCCATGCAACCTTtttcttcttccatgctgcctcctATGCCTTTAATGTCCTCTAACCCTATATGCCACAAAGATTTCTTGTCTCCTTTAAACCCCTTCTCAGAGCCCACCTATTTACACATACAGTAATTCTCTACTAAATTCTCATTAGAAACTAATACATTTTAAGTAATGATATAAAAAAAGTTATGAACTACCATGTAAACTACCTCACAATCTTATTTTGTGCATCCCTTTTGCTCATGCTCTGTTCACTTAGACTGTAGGCATCTCCTCTTTCTGTCTTGCTTTGATTGATTTctgttgtaaactctttgaggcaaggCCCCATTTTTATTCACAATTGAAAGTGCTACATACCACTATGTTATATAAACGTCTCCAATAATCATTATAATGAAATTCATTTTTGATCATTTTCACTAATGAATCTGGGTACTACAGATTAGAGAAAACATTCTCTTTGAGGCACACATATTACATGACCACATCCCCATAGTACGGTAGATGAGAGTCCAGGTTTCCAGGGATGTATATGAAAGCTATACATATTTTTTCAAAGCTAAACTTACTCCTAATCTGAATGCTGTAGGTCATgtttattttgtcatttaaatGTTTGCAGTACTTTGGTAGGGAGGGCAAGGGAACTTCTATAAGGAGGTTTCAATGGCTTCTTGTGAATGTGTAGCTTCAATTCAAGAGGAAAAATTCTTCATCCTCTTTCTCCGGGACAGCAGCCTGCTATATAAGGGTTGTATGACTCCTACAAGCTCAAGATATATTTTAAAGCACAGTCTGATATGTACCTCACACCTTTGGGTCAACACTTACTGAAGTTTAAACTTGAGTGCTTGTATGGCTAAACTTTCACAGAATCCTTCCACAGCAAATTTAGATGCAGCATAAACATCATTGAACAAAATACCTGAAGGCAAAAACAAAATAGTTACAGATCATGTTAAGATCATTTTAAGTTTTTGAGGGGCTTATAtttcttaaaataatttataAGCTGTTTGTGGTTATGAGAGCATGAAAAAAAATCCTCATGATTTATGTTGCGCTAATTCAAGTTATGAAGATGTTAAAACCACTCCTATTAAATGCACTGGGATGACcaaacctttttttgttttttgttttttttgcataCCTGCTGAGCAGCGATTGTCTCCTTTGCACCTTGACAATTATGATCCCTAGGTGCCATTGGCAACTGGCAcaggttagagcagccttcaAGCTGTTCCTTGGCCAAAGCAGAGGATCTAGTGCATGGTATTTATGCTAGATATTTTGTGGTCTAATACAGCGATCTACATGTGTAATACAATCTGCAGCATTTGGCATGGTAGCTGTGTTGCAATGCAAGCAAGGGATCTAAGATTTAAAAGGTTTGGATTTTTCACTTCTTGGTGACTCGGAGAAGCCAATATACAACCCTCTAAGATGGGTGGTGAGCATCATGTTGCTCATTAGCAACTCTTAGTAGCCAAGGCCTTGACCCTATAACTGCCCACTCACATGAATAATCCATATGTGAGAGGCCTATTAAAGTTATTGAGACGATGCATACAAGTAAGTTTATGCAGGGTGGAGCACCAAATTAAGAGCAACATTATCTGGCTCTAAAGTGAGGTCCATTTGATGTTTCCCCCTTGGGGGTTAGTGGCAACACCTGGGTGTCTAGTAAGAGGGAAAGCCTTACAGAAAGGAAATACTGATTTGATAGTGTGGGATATGGAGGACTCCAGTGGAAGTGGGAAAGGACTTACTGATCAAACAATCAGAATATTTCAGTGTAGAACTGTTGATTCCAtcttttgtgttctgtttttttttttgggggggggggggggcagagagagagagcagtgttGGAAGACCAACTTTGTATATACTGCTTGGAATATTTTCCTGTGTCAAATATGTGAATTACTAACAGACTGCATATGTACAAAATCTTTTTAAGGCAGAGCTTTTTTTAAAGCTAGTTTCACAAAATACCTGTGCATAAAAAAAGTGTATTAAAATGTGTTGGTCTTTCCTGCATAGTCCCTTCAAGCAAGACACAGAGACAAGTTTCCACATgaaatcactttgtgaaaagagCAAAGTGCTACTTTCCAGAAAACTCAAACACCGTTATTATGGTCCTAAATCTGCCAGCTTTACTAACGAGCAGTAGTACtttactctgcaagtagtcccattaaaattaaatgaGAGTACTGACAtattactcagtgtgagtaagaaTGTAGAACTGAAGCCCATGTTTGTAAATTGGAAACAATAACTTCATATACTAGATCACATACATTTTTCAGTTCAGAAAAATGTGAGTTTTAAATTACAAATAATTAGTacataataatactttgccttgTATTCCCATTACACTACTTATTATAACTATATGTCCACTCTTTCTCTTCTTCATATCAGGTAAAATCTCCTTCAAAAGGCGAACCAATCCGAAGAAGTTTGTATCCATCACAGTTCTCATCTCATCTATGGTCTGGCATTCAATAGGTCCAATGAGCCCCATTCCAGCATTGCTAACTGTACAGATGCAAAACACAATAGTGAGTAGTAACGGCAATAAATATTAACTTAGCACTTTCACTGGAAAACACATGGTGGTTTAAATGAGTGACTGGAATAAGGGATTAAAACACACAAGAGCAATTAGTTATTCAGCTTCTCACTGAAACCTTGAGATTACATTTGACATGGAATGTCTTTGCTTTtactcaaatacattttaaaatatctgctattctgaagtttttcttgtttatttctgatttatgccttactttttttctttaaatcaggAAAAGGTAAGGGAAAAAATGAGCAAAAACTTCCCTATAATATTTGCTTATAATTCAGTATTGAGAATTAGGGGCCCAATCAAGTCAAATGGCGTCTCAGTTTACTTCACTGGgtattggatcaggccttagtaTGTTTGTTTGATATTTTTGGTCTACTTTGTGTTTAGCGCCTCAtaatgtcaggtttttttttttttttttttaaatgaactggcATTGGTTGAGAACTTTGTCACTATGTGGTGGTCAAGAGAAGATTCCATTTGAGTGCTTGTGGTTTCAAAAATCCAGAATGGTCATGCCATAATATGAACACTTGATAGTAAGAAGTGGAATGTCAAATTGGAGCATAGTGCAATTTGCAGAAAATCATGCTAATTTGCACCTTGCTGTTCTGGTGCTCCCCTATCATCTCCCCCCAAAAGGCAGGCTCTTCTTCCTCTTAGCCAAGATTTAAAAGCTGAGGGTGTAGTTAGTTGCCATATTatgttataatttatttttacaaaatatattacAGAAAATTTACTAGTAAAGTATCAAATAAAATGGAACTATAACTGTTATTAGAAATTAACCATGTGCATTTGATGATGCATTagtcttttaattatttattcactTACTTGCTAATTCACAAAGGATCACCCTATTGTTAGAGCAAATAAATAGGGGTCTACTGTGTTCAGAGGGTAGAGGTGGTCTTAGGTCTCAAGTGCAGGATGGAGAATCAGGAGATCCAAGTTCTGTTCTCAACCTTGCCACAGACCTACTGGGTGATTTTGTAGAAGTCATTTGATCTCTTTGTGCCTGAATTCAATTAATTAGTATTTGTAAAATGGCTTGAGAACCTTGAATGGAAGACTTTATAGAAGTGTACAGTATTATTGGTTTTATTCATATATTTATACTTAAATCCATAAACATTTTTAGAAAGAATAGTATGTTACTGAAACAtctctgaaatatttaaaaggaCCCTTAAATTAAATCTTGTATCCTGACTTCTTGTCCATCTTTCATTTGTGTTCATTACTTGCCTAATATATCAATCCTTCTGTCAGGGATGCTACTGACGCAAGTTTTAATAGACTCTTCATTGCAGACATCCAGTTGTTTAATTTCCAGGGTTTTACCCAAGGTTCTGCCTGCAGCTTCTGCAAGTTTCTCCTTCCTGGTCAGATTCCTCATGGTAGCATACACTGTAAAGTATCATAAATAAGTAATCAGAAATGTAACTACAGAGAAAgcttttcctttgagaatgaCAGGAGACACAAGTTACAGTGCATACAACCTTTAAGTCCGTATTTTAGTGCTTAGATATCTTGGTGATAGGGCCTTGATAACAACCTAAAAcagaatgtattttaaatttttatataGTGCTTCTAACATTGCGAAATCAGATTTTGGGAAGGAGCGAATGGAGAAATAAACCACTTATACAGCCACGTTCATAGCTAtgtgtttttatttctgtatcaATTAGGGAAGATACGGTAGAAAAACTAAGCCCAAGATTTTCAATAACGGGTGccaaagttaggagcctaagtccacatttaggcacctaaataatgaGTTAGAAGCCTATCTTTAGgcactcatttttgaaaatcacagccagtgtATTTAGAAAAGCAGCCAGGATTTTACATGGGAGTGAAACAAATGATTCCTCAGACTGAAAAATTGTTGggttttgcaaaatatttatcATCGTATAGATCAGCTTTAATATTACTGTGACTTAATTACTCTAACTTCCATAAATCCATACAGTTGTTCCCTGGTGAATAAGACACTTACTGAGAGTAAACCTGATCTGAATTGCTAAATTTATTTAGTCAGCTACATACAATTGCagcaaatatttctgttttgtaagGCAGACAGTGGAACCAagttttccctctcctccctcaggGGAGTAAATGCAAGGAAGAAATACTGAATCCTGCCTCTCAGAAACAAATTGCTAATTTAATTAAGGGCTCCCAGACACAATGTTTCTCCTCCTAAAATTAGGAATTGCATTTACACCAACAAAACTTTGCTAAGTGCCAAGTAAAGCTATCTGCAGCTGTGTGAAGGACTAACCTGTAAAAAGGTACGTTTATTTAGTGTGCTGcaaatgcatttttgttttttttttaatttaaaaagtttccatttttatACCACTGCTACATTTATCATCTGTTAATTCAgataaacatttcatttcagtacAGTTACAGAACTGCCATCTGTTTGCAGAAATTAGTACATTTGATTGCATTGTATCTTCCTGTCAGGAAAGGGAAAATTAATAAGAGTGGTGGAGAAGGGAAGCTAAACAGAATTCAGGTACAGACTGGTGAAAATCTATCCATAAGACGGTGAGACACTCAGCACTTAGTACAGTCCACTCTGTCACATCACAAAATGAAAGTGACTAACAACACGGAAGATGCAGTACTGTGTGATATTAATTTCAGAAATATCATTACCTTTAAATCTTTTCTGTTCATCTCTGGCCATTTTTACAGCCAAGGCCAGTCCGATTCCTGAGGAGCAACCTGTGATGAGTACAGTTTTCTGAGCCATTATTTTCAGCTGGATGGCAGCAGATATAGTGGGAAGTCTTGCTACTCTGATGAACAATCACCTAAATGTTATGGCTACAGCTGAGTATTACTGACCCTTTATGCTTTATTTACAGCTTCACTGAGCCAACAAAACTGAAAATGCACACCTGGACATTGTATGATTAGGGGGATAATCTCCAACTGGACACTAATAAATAGGAGCAGATGCTTCTGTATGTATACATAATCTGGATCAGAGGCTGCTGTACGTACAGGCAAACTAGGCAGCTGCCAAGGGCAGTAGATTTGGTGTGGCCACTCCTCTGTCAGGATGCAGGGGCGACTggaccaaatttgagtggcacGGAAGATAGCACACTGACATTTACCTAGGGTGGAAGATTGTCTTGAACCGCCTCTGATGGGGATCATCAATGTACAGTGCATTCAACACAATTAcaacatccattttaaaatcttgCAAAACATTTCTGCCAAAAAGTTTTAAATAGTTGAATAATTAGGCCATGCATatcgggggagggaggtggagtcACCATCTCCTCCTGTCATACTCCGCTGCCTCTATCACAGCCCCCATTGGGGAGTACCCACAAGTCATGCACAAGAGCGTGATGACTAGTGATCTATGCAGTCACAGATAAACTATCCACCCCTACTTTACCCTCCACATTGGGGTACAAAGGGTGCACATGGAGCATAGCTCCCTGCTGTTCAGGCCTAGCTTCCTCCCTGTTCATTTGTGTAACAGGACAACACTTATCCAAATTATAGTCCAATCTCTCCACAGCCACAGTGGTGGGGTCAGATTTTGTCCCTCAAAGAGGCACACAAGGATTTAACCACACAATGCCAATTGATGATATATTATTGAATGTTTGCAACTAAAAGTCCTAATAGAACATCTGGAAGAAGTGAAATGGAAAAAGGAGTGTGGCTttgaagagagagacagaaagatgaCTGAACGCTCTTCAGAGTTTTCCCAATGTTCCACTTGCCTCTGCTCCAATCCAAAACATTTTATGGTTTTTCCCTATTTTTGCAGCTTTCCCTTGTTATTTGCAGTTTGCCTCCTTTCCCCGTTAGAGTTTCCAATGCTTTTACCTTTCCTTTTTAGTAAATTTTTATATTACTATTCATTTATAACAAAACATGATAGTCATATGGAGAAAAGCTTAATTTACATGTATAGCCACATATTTAAGTCTTTCACTAAAATATaaaggttactcacctgtaaCCAGAGTTGTTTGAGATGGACTCTGCCTATTTATGCTCATGGGATGTGCCAACTGCATGCAGTTTAGACAGTGGAATTTAAGCAATGATTGTTGGAACactcctctgccctccttcttACTCCTGTCAATGTTTGCAAACATCCTGAGGGCAGTTATAAGAAGGGGCATAGAGCTCcaaccacctcagttccttccaccaCTGAGTCAGGTTCCATTTAGAAATTAGGACTCCAAGGAAGAGGGTAAGGTGGGCAGGGAATGTGAATACGCATAGCAAATCTCACAGTTccaggtaagtaaccttcatttcttcctCTAGTGAGCGacttctgcatattcccactcatGGAATAGTTTAAAAAATCGTAATCTCATAAGGAAGGATATGGAGTCCTAATTAAACAGAGACTGCAGAACTGCCCTGCCAAATCTAGCATTTTATTTGGATACCAAGTCTAGAGAAAGTATGAACAGAACCCGAGGTTGCTGCCTTACATATAGTAATAGCCATGTTTTACAAACTAGTCAGGGATTGAggaatttaaaatggaaaagttcataaaattgaacatctcaaAGTTACAGTAAATGTGGTGCATAAGTTGCAGTATAGTGCATTGCATCACTTTGTCTTTCAAATCACAGCGAAGCAATTTCCAATACACTGAAGGCATTGGAATGTGAAGCAATGTTGACTTGTTCTTCATCAACATCACTTTCATATGATTTTTTATCCCTGCTTTGAAAAATAGTTTGTCACTGGTCTTTTGTAAGACTGGCATTTGTAAAATTAAATCTGTAAGGTATTTCAATGAGTGGGGCATAGATGCTGCTTTGGTTGTAGTGGAATGGGCTCTAATCCCTTAAGGGAGAGAGACTGGTGCTAAATTATAAAACTTGTGGCTATATAATTAAACCCATTTAGAAATTATTTGGCCCTTTTTCCTGCCTAAATAAGGGAGAGTACActaagattctttaaaataccaAAACTATCTAAAACCTATTGAAGTGTTGGTCTGAAAGGCACTGAAGAGAAGGTTGATGGATTGAGCATTTTCTGAACTGTCAGCTGGATGTGATAGAATGGAACGGAGGGAGCTCAGCTGGAGTGCCCTACTCCCTTTTTATAACATAGCTCTCAAAACATTCACAAATGGTGAGGAGAGGGGCACATTAGATATTTTAACTGCTAGTTCCACAGTCTAAAAACCACACCTGGCCAGCACATCTCATGAGTGGAAATATGTAGAGGCCACTCAAAGTGCTATTAAGTGAATTGAGGCAGTGAATAAACAGCAATTAAGCAAATAAAGACACCATTTCAGAGGGCATTGTAAGAAAGGGAATTCATAATGCACCAGGTCTAACACAAGTAATTGTTGGGTATTTGATTAGGAGAGTGATAGTTCCCCAACAGCAGCCGaatcgggcgggggggggaagtaaCTCCCTGGTTGATTTCCCTCTGTCCTCATCAGTGAAAGAAGAGAAGAGCCACACCCAGAAGAAGTGAAAATAAAGAGATATCCTAAGGCGGTTACAAGACAAGTGCTGTAGCAGAACAGTTCTAACGGTCACTCAGATGCAAAAGCCCTTTGCGTTTTGCTTCCTGAACAGGCTGAAGGAACTCGCATGCCTTGAGATCTTactatcaaaaacaaaaaaacttacaCACAAACAGGTTTGGCTGAAAAGGTTGGATTAGATCTGAATTCCTCCAAAATTTGGGGGCATTTAGAGCTGGGAATTTGGTATGGGTCCACCCTTAATGTTATAATATGTCAATATACATGGTTAACAAATAGATAAATTACAAGTCAGTAAGAAATGTTTGAGTGGGTCTCTTGCAACTTTAGAGCTACATAAAATGCTACTAACAGTTACACTTCTAAATAGCATTCAGGATGACAATGCTGTCCAGTATACACAGAACAAGAATATTTTCCAAGAATCAATAATCCCATATTATCTAATAGAGTTTGGAAAAGTGCACTCAATGTTCCAGTATTGTTAATAACCATTTTATATAGGCATATAAAGAAATGACTTGTTTAGATCCCTACTAAAGGGAAATTATGGTTTGGCACAAAGGCTTTCCCTACTTTCCAaactaataaaaatacatttgctAATGTAACAAACAGAATAACTAGCTTTTCAAATAAGGCACAATATAATATGACATCTAAAATTAATGAGCTAAATGTAATTATAATTTAACCTTGGCTATCAGGTTTGATCCTGATTTCACTAGGGAAAGCAAATGGCCAGATAAAAAATTTCAGCTCACACTGTATTTAGCTGATTGAGCTATTAGACAAAAAGCTTCTGCTGTTCATGCACATTTATATTTAGCACCTGTAAGAGGGGCAACCTAGGCTTTATACAACCTATGATGATGAAATTCCAATGATGTGGTAATGCAATTCTAATTAAGGGCTTGTTAAGCTTTCCATTTGAAATCCTGGTTTGAGAGGTCTAACGTTTAAAGTTCTATTGTTTTAAAAGATCTGTCTGAAACTTGGCACACACCTTATTAGCCTAGAGGCATATTGGTTTGTTTAgagaaaaaaatggtttaaatCTTCTGAATTGTTTTTCTGTTATTACACTGGCCAAGACAGTTCTAATAGATTTTATTGTTGTTATTCTGTAGGGAAACAAAtggcttgattaaaaaaaaaatgtaaaatgtggtTAATTTCCAAAAGTAAACTAAGTCCTTCTGTTACAGTGGATAAATCTTTCCAAACAGCCAAAACCAGTTATACATTATTTGGAGCCGTAAGAACATGTACCTGGTGTATTTAGGCCTTCTCTATATGAGCAAAATCTGTACCTGTATTTCAGGAGCTGCCAGCAATGGTGTAGTTGCACCAGTGGAGCAGGTTTTCCTGACACTGGTAAAAATGCCTAAGCTCTGTGTCTGTAGAGCAATTTCATTTGCACAGCTGCTGAAATACAAGTGCTAGTTTTACTGGTTGAGATGCACCCTTAATGATTTCTAAATATGCACATTTGGGCCTTAAATTCTTAACTgcattgtattattattttctgttcttCTGAAACCCTTTCATTGCTAATAGCTTTGCTGATGTGTTTTTCACGCAAGTACGTTTTTAGCATGGCTCATTCCGAGTGATTTAATACTATAAAGCTTTGGAATCTCAACTGTGTAGATTCAGGATTGCATAGGGGATTCAGACTTCATGCCCTTAAGTCCACCTAGTTCCTGGATTTG
Above is a genomic segment from Natator depressus isolate rNatDep1 chromosome 8, rNatDep2.hap1, whole genome shotgun sequence containing:
- the LOC141992358 gene encoding retinol dehydrogenase 8-like, whose amino-acid sequence is MAQKTVLITGCSSGIGLALAVKMARDEQKRFKVYATMRNLTRKEKLAEAAGRTLGKTLEIKQLDVCNEESIKTCVSSIPDRRIDILVSNAGMGLIGPIECQTIDEMRTVMDTNFFGLVRLLKEILPDMKKRKSGHIVIISSVMGIQGILFNDVYAASKFAVEGFCESLAIQALKFKLQLSLIEPGPVITEFEKKVYEDGMKMDLSAADEETADMFTNIYLKNYKQIFQSLGQSAEDIAEHTVKIILAENPPFRHQTNTLYTPMTTLKYADPNGDLPIDTFYKMVFQHDKIFSASLNFIKLLRWRSRKSFDLGNPSQ